One genomic window of Trichlorobacter lovleyi includes the following:
- a CDS encoding ATP-binding protein yields MKQLSALSIRAQLVLITLIIALPAIVIIIYVGVQQRNNVVDDAYQLTRLLSERIASEQKYTAAAAEQLLVTLAQMPEVRQHNQARVKQLLLKLNELNPQYANILVTDLSGKTWAAVFMPPPPAMLDDRRYFKNAISSGRLSSGEYVVSKSMANKPVFHFAYPYRDTAGKIGGVIVVAFRLDTYSTILKNSPLPEGTNFLLLDHAGVIMHRALEPEKVIGRKYPEVAFKKMLAGPDEDSYRGPASLGDERFISYRKIRLQGESEPYMYVRVGVPVKTTLAAADQTMLKNIAFLVAFLCGAFLLAYLIGKRSIADRIILLEQASQRLAGGEMQTQVASAVSGGEIGRLAQSFDTMAQQLTEREQVIRESEARLRSITDSAQDAILMMDAQGAITFWNPAAEQILGYHADEALGKDLHAFLAPSRYMQAYHDALPGFVRSGEGTVIGKTIELAARRKDGQEIMVSLALSSVLLHGAWHAVGILRDITEIKHYQEELLEARHSAEAANRAKSEFLANMSHEIRTPMNGVVGMAQLLRYTQPTREQEEYLDNLELSCKNLLELINDILDLSKIESGKLELESAVFSLRSCIQEVISNQASRIEQKGLQLLNAIDDQVPEQVVGDSLRFKQILLNLLGNAIKFTEAGSITISGTLSARQETGCTFRLVVNDTGIGMTGETLQRIFNSFEQADSSTTRIYGGSGLGLTICRRLTELMGGRIWAESVFGTGSTFFLELPFTLPQADGDGTGQAVLPAEPVQTGMDRRLKILVAEDNKLNADTIVAMLKRMGHESLAVSNGREALEKWHASAFNCILMDIQMPVMDGNLAVATIRKQEQKMGGHTPIIAMTAHALHGDRERFLAEGFDGYVSKPVAMQALAAELRRVSSA; encoded by the coding sequence ATGAAACAGCTTTCAGCACTGTCAATACGGGCGCAACTGGTTTTGATCACACTGATCATTGCCCTGCCTGCCATTGTTATTATCATTTATGTCGGTGTCCAACAGCGCAACAACGTTGTTGATGATGCCTATCAGCTTACCCGCCTGCTTTCCGAAAGGATTGCCTCAGAACAAAAATACACGGCTGCAGCTGCAGAGCAGTTGTTGGTGACACTTGCCCAGATGCCGGAAGTCAGGCAGCACAATCAGGCCAGGGTCAAACAGCTGCTGCTTAAACTGAATGAGCTTAACCCTCAATATGCCAATATCCTAGTAACCGACCTGAGCGGCAAGACCTGGGCGGCCGTCTTTATGCCGCCTCCACCAGCCATGCTTGACGACCGGCGCTATTTCAAAAACGCGATCTCCAGCGGGCGGCTTTCGTCTGGCGAATATGTTGTCAGCAAAAGTATGGCGAACAAGCCGGTCTTTCATTTTGCCTATCCCTACCGTGATACCGCTGGCAAGATCGGCGGTGTCATTGTGGTTGCCTTCAGACTTGATACCTATTCAACGATTCTGAAAAACAGCCCCTTGCCCGAAGGGACGAACTTTCTGTTGCTTGACCATGCCGGTGTGATCATGCATCGGGCTCTTGAACCGGAAAAGGTTATCGGCAGGAAATATCCGGAAGTTGCCTTCAAAAAGATGCTGGCAGGACCTGATGAAGACTCCTACCGGGGACCGGCCTCCTTAGGTGACGAACGTTTTATCAGTTACCGTAAAATTCGTCTGCAGGGTGAGTCAGAACCGTACATGTATGTGCGGGTCGGTGTCCCGGTTAAAACCACCCTTGCCGCAGCTGATCAAACCATGCTGAAAAACATCGCTTTTCTTGTCGCGTTCCTGTGTGGCGCATTTCTGCTGGCGTATCTGATTGGTAAACGTTCGATTGCAGACCGGATTATCCTGCTGGAACAGGCCTCCCAGCGCCTTGCCGGTGGCGAGATGCAGACTCAGGTGGCCAGCGCTGTTTCGGGTGGCGAGATTGGGCGCCTGGCGCAAAGTTTTGATACCATGGCCCAGCAGCTTACCGAACGGGAGCAGGTAATCCGCGAGAGTGAAGCCCGTTTACGAAGCATAACCGATTCTGCCCAGGATGCCATCCTGATGATGGATGCCCAAGGGGCGATTACCTTCTGGAACCCGGCCGCAGAGCAGATCCTTGGCTATCATGCCGATGAGGCCCTGGGAAAGGATCTGCATGCCTTTTTAGCCCCATCCCGCTACATGCAGGCCTATCATGATGCCTTGCCGGGATTTGTGCGCTCTGGCGAGGGCACGGTCATTGGAAAAACAATCGAGCTGGCTGCAAGACGTAAAGACGGGCAGGAGATAATGGTGTCTCTGGCATTGTCATCCGTCCTGCTGCATGGGGCCTGGCATGCCGTCGGGATACTCCGGGACATAACTGAAATCAAACACTATCAGGAGGAATTACTGGAGGCCCGGCATTCTGCTGAAGCTGCCAACCGGGCCAAGAGCGAATTCCTAGCCAACATGAGCCATGAGATCCGGACTCCGATGAATGGTGTTGTCGGTATGGCTCAACTTCTACGGTATACCCAGCCCACCAGAGAGCAGGAGGAGTACCTGGATAACCTCGAGCTTTCCTGCAAAAACCTGCTCGAACTGATCAATGATATTCTGGACCTTTCCAAGATAGAGTCAGGCAAACTTGAACTTGAATCAGCTGTTTTCTCTTTGCGGAGTTGTATTCAGGAGGTAATCAGCAACCAGGCCTCACGCATTGAGCAAAAAGGGCTGCAGCTTCTGAATGCAATCGATGACCAGGTGCCCGAACAGGTGGTGGGAGACTCCTTGCGATTCAAACAGATTCTGCTCAATCTGCTGGGCAATGCCATCAAGTTTACAGAAGCGGGCAGTATAACGATATCCGGGACGCTCTCTGCCCGGCAGGAAACCGGCTGTACCTTCAGGCTGGTGGTAAACGATACCGGGATCGGTATGACCGGGGAGACGTTGCAGCGAATATTTAACTCCTTTGAGCAGGCTGACAGCTCGACCACCCGAATATATGGCGGCAGCGGCCTCGGACTTACTATCTGCCGCCGCCTGACGGAACTGATGGGAGGGCGTATCTGGGCGGAATCAGTCTTCGGAACGGGCTCAACGTTCTTTCTTGAACTGCCGTTTACCCTGCCGCAGGCAGATGGGGATGGGACTGGTCAGGCAGTGCTGCCTGCTGAGCCGGTTCAGACAGGGATGGACAGGAGGTTGAAGATACTGGTTGCTGAAGACAACAAGCTGAATGCCGATACCATCGTTGCCATGCTGAAACGGATGGGGCACGAGTCTCTGGCTGTGTCAAATGGACGTGAAGCCCTGGAAAAATGGCATGCCTCTGCCTTTAACTGCATTCTGATGGATATCCAGATGCCGGTGATGGACGGTAACCTGGCTGTTGCCACAATTCGCAAGCAGGAGCAAAAGATGGGGGGGCATACGCCGATCATTGCCATGACTGCCCATGCCCTGCATGGCGACCGGGAACGCTTTCTGGCTGAAGGCTTTGACGGGTATGTCTCGAAACCGGTGGCGATGCAGGCTCTGGCTGCAGAGCTGCGGAGAGTCAGCAGCGCATGA
- a CDS encoding PAS domain S-box protein yields the protein MKWLRSLPIHMLILLLLMLVALPSIGIIIQSGLQVREATSNDAGKASSYLLNSVVAELQTKVDSSRQLLEMLALFAEVRQKNSAATSRLLTDLLARYPLYTNIIIVDRSGVPWASAIPDHRKISYADRKIFKDAVATGRFSPGEYTIGKASQKPILNFGLPIKDQQSVVTSVILIGINLEKIGSVLNAHRLPAETSFGIFDSKGVFLYRTAHANKFIGKQDQPHLFEQMKNGPEEGIIDIVSNDGVHRMAAYRKIRLSDDQPPYAYIRGGIPLDHIVNKANSSIAKNLTILSGMLLLGFIISLLISRRCIVKRISALHDASQRLAAGDYRVNVDKEVEGGELGKLAEAFNTMAGKLIQREKALAASERFLNTVVDTEPECVKLLDADCNLLMMNRAGLGIIEADSFEQVQGRCVCSLIAPPYQAAFRELTRQVFLGIQGRLEFEAIGLKGRPIWLETHAVPFRDDQGNITSLLGVTRNISERKQFEQAIKAERDHFQALFENDGSAHVIVSSDRRIVKVNRQFCEMFGYDEAELLGESTLILHVDQKHYDEWAPNFRQALDSKEHFSAEFPWRRKDNSIFWCVFNGVRLELVSGDIVAVWTVIDITARKQAEQQLRSAKEAAEAANSAKSAFLANMSHEIRTPMNGIIGMTHLLQTTVVTPEQEHYLENIENSANSLTTLISDILDLSKIESGKLELEYSDFSLRRCIRELLASQQFQIQHKELVVKTDIADNVPDILRGDQLRTRQILLNLIGNAIKFTEQGSIAITARLIAQQDDLALIRLSISDTGIGMSPQQIERIFAPFEQADNSITRKFGGSGLGLAICQRLIELMGGRIWAESTEGSGSSFHIEMRFFIPESSAIQLVADNTPLSESVVRQNLNILLAEDNKVNAEFIVKILGRTGHRITAVENGQQALELLQHQRFDCVLMDIQMPVLGGDAATQIIREQELGTGEHIPIIALTAHAMTDERIRLLNQGFDAHVSKPVDISFLIAELERVTSAQLNQPR from the coding sequence ATGAAGTGGTTGCGCTCATTGCCCATACATATGCTGATTCTGCTGCTGCTCATGCTGGTGGCGCTGCCCTCCATCGGCATTATCATACAATCCGGGCTTCAGGTGAGAGAAGCGACCAGCAATGATGCCGGCAAGGCATCAAGCTACCTGCTTAACAGCGTTGTTGCTGAATTACAGACCAAGGTTGACAGCTCCCGTCAATTGTTGGAAATGCTGGCGCTTTTCGCGGAAGTGCGCCAGAAAAACAGTGCGGCCACCAGCCGTTTGCTGACCGACCTGCTTGCCAGATATCCCCTGTATACCAACATCATTATTGTTGACCGCTCCGGAGTGCCCTGGGCCAGCGCGATACCGGATCACAGAAAAATATCCTATGCTGATCGTAAAATTTTTAAGGATGCCGTAGCAACAGGGCGCTTTTCACCCGGTGAGTATACTATCGGCAAGGCTTCACAGAAGCCGATCCTCAACTTTGGTCTGCCGATCAAGGATCAACAGTCTGTTGTTACCAGTGTGATCCTGATCGGAATCAATCTTGAAAAGATCGGCAGTGTCTTGAATGCGCACAGGCTTCCTGCCGAGACCTCCTTTGGCATATTCGATAGCAAAGGGGTTTTTCTCTACAGAACGGCCCATGCCAATAAGTTTATTGGAAAACAGGATCAACCGCATCTGTTCGAACAGATGAAGAATGGTCCTGAAGAAGGAATTATCGACATTGTCTCCAATGACGGTGTTCACCGTATGGCGGCATACCGCAAAATTCGGCTGTCTGATGATCAGCCCCCCTATGCCTATATCCGGGGCGGGATTCCGCTTGATCATATCGTTAACAAGGCGAATAGCAGCATAGCAAAAAATCTGACCATTCTGTCAGGCATGCTTTTGCTCGGTTTTATAATAAGCCTGCTGATCAGCAGGCGCTGCATTGTCAAACGGATCTCGGCGCTGCATGATGCCTCCCAGCGACTGGCCGCCGGTGATTACCGGGTAAATGTCGACAAAGAGGTTGAGGGGGGAGAGCTGGGAAAGCTCGCAGAGGCCTTCAACACCATGGCTGGCAAACTGATTCAGAGAGAGAAGGCGTTGGCTGCCAGTGAGCGTTTTCTGAACACAGTTGTCGACACGGAACCGGAGTGTGTCAAACTGCTTGATGCCGATTGCAACCTGTTGATGATGAACCGGGCCGGGCTTGGGATAATTGAGGCTGACTCTTTTGAACAGGTACAAGGGCGATGTGTCTGTTCCTTGATTGCACCGCCCTACCAAGCCGCTTTTCGCGAACTGACCAGACAGGTTTTTCTGGGAATTCAAGGACGGCTTGAATTTGAAGCCATCGGGCTTAAAGGCCGCCCTATCTGGCTGGAAACCCATGCGGTGCCGTTTCGCGATGATCAGGGAAATATTACCTCTCTGTTGGGAGTTACCCGTAATATTTCCGAGCGGAAACAGTTTGAGCAGGCAATCAAGGCCGAACGTGATCACTTTCAAGCCTTGTTTGAAAATGACGGTTCGGCCCACGTGATTGTTTCATCAGATCGCCGGATTGTGAAGGTTAACCGGCAGTTCTGCGAGATGTTTGGTTATGATGAAGCCGAACTACTGGGAGAGTCAACACTCATACTGCATGTTGACCAGAAACATTATGACGAGTGGGCTCCCAACTTCCGTCAGGCGTTGGATAGCAAGGAACATTTCAGCGCCGAATTTCCCTGGCGCCGCAAGGATAACAGCATATTCTGGTGCGTCTTTAACGGGGTCAGGCTGGAGCTTGTTTCCGGTGATATCGTTGCTGTCTGGACGGTGATTGATATTACCGCACGTAAACAGGCGGAACAGCAGCTGCGGTCAGCCAAGGAGGCGGCTGAGGCGGCGAACTCCGCCAAGAGTGCATTTCTTGCCAACATGAGCCATGAAATCCGTACCCCCATGAACGGTATTATCGGCATGACGCACCTGTTGCAGACAACCGTCGTAACGCCGGAGCAGGAGCATTATCTCGAAAATATTGAAAATTCGGCTAACAGCCTGACGACTCTGATCAGTGACATCCTTGACCTGTCGAAGATCGAGTCCGGCAAACTGGAACTGGAATACAGCGACTTTTCCCTGCGCCGTTGCATCCGGGAGCTGCTTGCCAGTCAACAGTTTCAGATTCAGCATAAAGAACTTGTGGTTAAGACTGATATTGCGGATAACGTGCCGGATATTCTGCGGGGCGATCAGCTACGAACCCGGCAGATCCTGCTGAATCTGATTGGTAATGCCATAAAATTTACCGAGCAGGGCTCCATTGCCATTACTGCCCGCCTGATAGCCCAGCAGGACGACCTCGCCCTGATCCGGCTCAGCATTTCCGATACCGGTATCGGCATGTCGCCACAACAGATAGAGCGGATCTTTGCTCCTTTTGAACAGGCGGATAACTCAATTACCAGAAAATTCGGCGGGAGCGGTTTGGGATTGGCGATCTGCCAACGCCTGATTGAGCTGATGGGAGGACGGATCTGGGCTGAAAGCACAGAAGGGAGCGGCAGCAGCTTCCATATTGAGATGCGTTTCTTTATTCCGGAATCCTCAGCAATCCAGCTGGTTGCAGACAACACACCACTGTCAGAATCTGTTGTCCGGCAAAATCTGAATATTCTGCTTGCAGAGGATAACAAGGTTAACGCTGAGTTTATTGTAAAAATACTGGGTAGAACCGGACACAGGATTACTGCGGTGGAGAATGGTCAGCAGGCGCTGGAGCTGTTACAGCACCAGCGATTTGATTGTGTCCTGATGGATATACAGATGCCGGTGTTGGGAGGCGACGCTGCCACCCAAATCATCCGGGAACAGGAGCTTGGTACAGGGGAGCATATCCCGATCATCGCACTCACCGCCCATGCCATGACCGATGAACGGATACGGCTACTGAATCAAGGGTTTGATGCCCATGTATCCAAGCCGGTGGATATCAGCTTTCTCATTGCCGAACTGGAACGTGTGACATCTGCTCAACTCAACCAGCCACGATAG
- a CDS encoding TSUP family transporter, producing MSLTLFYLFFAAFVAGVVDAIAGGGGLITVPVLLGIGLPPQVALGTNKLQASFGSGSAMLHFIRAGQIRLRDCLIGVIWTAVGAGLGVGAVQLLDPALLRQLIPWLLGAIVLYTLFSPKLGQDDIHARWPAGPFYLVFGLGIGFYDGFLGPGTGSFWAMAFMLLLGYSMVRATAYTKVMNFTSNAVALLFFLIVGQVQIVEGLVMGAGQFLGARIGARLVTRRGAAFVRPVFIIMVLLVLVKLILQNRG from the coding sequence ATGTCCTTGACCCTGTTCTATCTCTTTTTTGCCGCCTTTGTCGCAGGTGTGGTGGATGCAATTGCCGGGGGAGGTGGTCTGATTACGGTGCCTGTGTTGCTGGGGATCGGGCTGCCACCGCAGGTTGCGCTGGGGACCAATAAACTGCAGGCCAGCTTTGGTTCCGGCAGTGCCATGCTGCATTTTATCAGGGCAGGACAGATACGGTTGCGGGACTGTCTGATTGGTGTGATCTGGACGGCTGTCGGTGCAGGGCTGGGGGTAGGGGCGGTGCAGTTGCTGGACCCCGCGCTGCTGCGGCAACTTATTCCCTGGTTGCTGGGAGCAATTGTACTCTATACCCTGTTCTCGCCAAAACTTGGTCAGGACGATATCCACGCCCGTTGGCCGGCCGGACCGTTCTATCTGGTCTTTGGGCTTGGTATCGGCTTTTATGATGGTTTTCTCGGTCCCGGCACCGGTTCTTTCTGGGCCATGGCATTCATGCTGCTGCTGGGATATTCCATGGTGCGGGCCACGGCCTATACCAAGGTGATGAACTTTACCAGTAATGCCGTAGCACTGCTGTTTTTCCTGATTGTCGGCCAGGTGCAGATTGTTGAGGGGTTGGTAATGGGGGCAGGGCAGTTTTTAGGGGCGCGTATAGGTGCCAGGCTGGTTACCCGTCGTGGTGCTGCCTTTGTCCGACCGGTTTTTATCATTATGGTGCTGCTGGTGCTTGTCAAACTTATCCTGCAGAATCGGGGCTAG
- a CDS encoding 2-dehydropantoate 2-reductase translates to MKICIYGAGAVGGFIGALLAHAGHTIHVVARQATLKALQSNGLRMQSGDTLLTANVYATDSPADLGVQDLIIIAVKATALGQVAQGIAPLIGPDTTVLTAMNGIPWWFFDGFGGTYAGTRLASVDPDGLIAARIPAARVLGCVVHGSFSLQEPGFIRHVFGKRLIIGEPDGSDSERVRKLEQLLGSATLEVEVSRSIQTDIWFKLWGNMTMNPVSAITGATCDQILDDPLVNRFCLDVMAEASRIGAKIGCPVSQSGEERNAVTRKLGAFKTSMLQDAAAGRAIELDALVSAVREIGQNVGEPTPTIDILLGIARLHGRVHGLYPWQPLPS, encoded by the coding sequence ATGAAAATTTGCATCTATGGCGCTGGAGCGGTCGGCGGATTCATTGGGGCTCTGCTTGCCCACGCAGGACATACCATACATGTCGTGGCACGCCAGGCCACGCTGAAGGCCCTGCAGAGTAACGGGCTGAGGATGCAAAGCGGTGACACGCTGCTTACAGCAAACGTGTATGCCACCGACAGCCCTGCAGATCTGGGCGTGCAGGATCTGATCATTATTGCTGTCAAGGCCACTGCCTTGGGGCAGGTCGCCCAGGGAATTGCTCCGTTAATCGGCCCGGACACGACGGTTTTGACCGCAATGAATGGCATCCCCTGGTGGTTTTTTGACGGATTCGGGGGCACCTATGCCGGGACAAGACTTGCGTCAGTGGATCCGGACGGTTTAATTGCCGCCAGAATTCCTGCTGCCCGTGTGCTGGGCTGTGTCGTACATGGCAGCTTTTCCTTGCAAGAACCAGGCTTTATACGTCACGTCTTCGGCAAAAGACTGATTATCGGGGAGCCCGATGGCAGTGATTCCGAGAGAGTACGTAAGCTTGAACAACTGCTTGGATCGGCAACACTTGAGGTAGAGGTCTCCAGGAGTATTCAGACCGACATCTGGTTCAAACTCTGGGGAAACATGACGATGAATCCGGTCTCTGCCATCACGGGCGCGACCTGCGACCAAATCCTCGATGATCCGCTGGTCAACCGCTTCTGCCTGGATGTCATGGCAGAGGCGTCACGAATCGGAGCCAAAATCGGCTGCCCGGTCAGCCAGAGCGGCGAGGAAAGAAATGCCGTAACCCGCAAACTGGGGGCATTCAAGACCTCCATGCTTCAGGATGCCGCTGCGGGGAGAGCCATAGAGCTTGATGCGCTTGTCAGTGCCGTGCGTGAAATCGGACAGAACGTAGGTGAGCCAACCCCCACTATTGATATCCTGCTCGGTATTGCCCGTCTGCATGGCCGTGTGCATGGCCTGTACCCCTGGCAGCCATTACCAAGTTGA
- a CDS encoding CTP synthase has product MKTKFIFITGGVVSSIGKGLAAASLGALLESRGLRVTMQKLDPYINVDPGTMSPFQHGEVFVTDDGAETDLDLGHYERYTSARLSKKSNFTTGQVYFSVIDKERRGDYLGGTVQVIPHITDEIKSKITENAKGADVAIVEVGGTVGDIESLPFLEAIRQFRFDRGAGNTLYIHVTLVPYIRTAGEMKTKPTQHSVMELRKIGIQPDILLCRCDRELPQDMKKKISLFCNVEESCVIPSVDSEHIYAVPLALNKERLDEQVVEKLNIWTKQPDLTPWQDVVETLRHPSHGEVRIAIVGKYVNLTESYKSLAEALTHGGIANDCRVYLKYVDAEKIEENGVESWLDDVDGVLVPGGFGERGTEGKVLAIEYARTKQIPFFGICLGMQMAAIEFARNVCGLKKANSTEFKHDCKEPVIHLMEEQKTINKKGGTMRLGACPCTVSKGTKAFDAYNEADISERHRHRYEFNNTYRELMTTKGLILSGINQQKDLVEIIELPDHPWFLACQFHPEFKSKPLVPHPLFRAFIGASLTHRNKR; this is encoded by the coding sequence ATGAAAACCAAGTTTATCTTTATCACCGGTGGTGTTGTGTCATCCATCGGCAAAGGTCTGGCAGCCGCTTCTCTCGGGGCTTTGCTTGAATCCCGGGGCCTGCGGGTTACCATGCAGAAGCTGGACCCTTACATTAACGTTGATCCCGGCACCATGTCCCCCTTTCAGCATGGAGAAGTATTTGTAACCGATGACGGCGCAGAGACTGACCTGGACCTGGGACATTACGAGCGCTACACCTCGGCCCGGCTTTCCAAGAAGAGCAACTTTACCACCGGACAGGTCTATTTTTCAGTCATTGACAAAGAACGCCGGGGCGACTATCTGGGCGGTACCGTACAGGTCATTCCCCACATCACCGACGAGATCAAGAGTAAGATTACTGAAAACGCCAAAGGGGCCGACGTGGCCATCGTTGAAGTAGGCGGCACCGTCGGCGACATCGAATCGCTCCCTTTCCTTGAGGCGATCCGTCAGTTCCGCTTTGACCGCGGGGCCGGCAACACCCTCTATATCCATGTTACCCTGGTACCCTACATCCGTACAGCCGGCGAGATGAAGACCAAGCCGACCCAGCACTCGGTCATGGAACTGCGCAAAATCGGTATTCAGCCCGATATCCTGCTCTGCCGTTGCGACCGCGAACTGCCCCAGGATATGAAGAAGAAGATCTCCCTGTTCTGCAACGTAGAAGAGAGCTGTGTGATCCCTTCGGTTGACTCAGAGCATATCTATGCCGTGCCACTGGCCTTGAACAAGGAGCGGCTGGACGAACAGGTGGTTGAAAAGCTGAACATCTGGACCAAGCAGCCGGATCTGACCCCCTGGCAGGATGTGGTGGAAACCCTGCGCCACCCCAGCCACGGCGAAGTGCGAATCGCCATTGTGGGCAAGTATGTCAACCTGACCGAATCCTACAAGTCCCTGGCTGAGGCACTGACCCACGGCGGTATCGCCAACGACTGCCGCGTCTACCTCAAATATGTTGATGCAGAAAAAATCGAGGAAAACGGTGTTGAGAGCTGGCTGGATGACGTGGATGGCGTCCTGGTGCCGGGTGGTTTCGGTGAGCGTGGCACCGAAGGAAAGGTACTGGCCATTGAGTACGCCCGTACCAAGCAGATCCCGTTCTTTGGTATCTGCCTGGGGATGCAGATGGCTGCAATTGAATTTGCCCGGAACGTCTGTGGCCTGAAAAAGGCGAATTCAACAGAATTTAAACATGATTGTAAAGAGCCGGTGATCCACCTGATGGAAGAACAAAAGACCATCAACAAAAAGGGGGGCACCATGCGCCTGGGAGCCTGCCCCTGTACCGTTTCCAAGGGGACCAAGGCCTTTGACGCCTATAATGAGGCTGACATCTCTGAGCGGCACCGTCACCGTTATGAGTTTAACAACACCTACCGTGAGCTGATGACCACCAAAGGTCTGATACTGTCAGGCATCAACCAGCAGAAAGACCTGGTTGAGATCATCGAGCTGCCCGATCACCCCTGGTTCCTGGCCTGCCAGTTTCACCCGGAGTTTAAGTCAAAACCGCTGGTACCCCACCCGCTCTTCAGGGCCTTCATCGGGGCGTCGCTGACACACCGCAACAAGCGTTAG
- the kdsB gene encoding 3-deoxy-manno-octulosonate cytidylyltransferase — MQIVAIIPARYGSTRFPGKALADLAGKPMIQHVYEQTVKASLVSRAIVATDDRRIADVIHQIGGEAIMTSTDHETGTDRLAEVARGLDADIIVNVQGDEPLIDPAMINQAIEPFLENPGLKMGTLKSRVKCLHDFLSPNVVKVVTDNNGYALYFSRSPLPFFRDKWQDLKDEAFASGRLLCFKHVGLYVYQRNFLLEYAAMPQTFLELSEKLEQLRALENGIRIRVVETEFESLGVDTPDDLNKAKERMKQG; from the coding sequence ATGCAGATTGTTGCCATCATTCCCGCTCGCTACGGTTCCACTCGTTTTCCCGGCAAAGCCCTGGCTGACCTGGCTGGAAAGCCGATGATCCAGCATGTCTACGAGCAGACCGTCAAGGCCTCGCTGGTCTCCCGGGCCATTGTTGCCACCGATGACCGCCGGATTGCCGATGTCATCCACCAGATCGGCGGTGAGGCGATCATGACCTCGACTGACCACGAAACCGGCACAGACCGGCTGGCTGAAGTGGCGCGAGGACTGGATGCCGACATCATTGTCAACGTGCAGGGTGATGAGCCGTTGATTGATCCGGCCATGATCAACCAGGCCATTGAACCGTTTCTGGAAAACCCCGGGCTCAAGATGGGCACCCTCAAGAGCCGCGTCAAATGCCTGCACGATTTTCTCTCCCCCAATGTGGTCAAGGTCGTGACTGACAATAACGGTTATGCCCTCTATTTTTCCCGTTCTCCCCTGCCCTTCTTTCGGGACAAGTGGCAGGACCTGAAGGATGAGGCCTTTGCCTCGGGACGCCTGCTCTGTTTTAAACATGTGGGATTGTACGTCTATCAACGAAATTTCCTGCTTGAATATGCTGCAATGCCCCAGACATTTCTAGAACTTTCAGAAAAACTTGAGCAGCTGCGGGCTTTGGAAAACGGGATCAGGATCAGGGTGGTAGAAACAGAATTTGAATCATTGGGTGTTGATACACCTGACGACCTGAACAAGGCTAAAGAACGTATGAAGCAAGGATAA